CCTGAAGTTTCTATGATCGCGCGTCAAGCAAAACAAATTGGGCTTGTTAAACCAATGTTCTCAGGCGATGGTGTTGCCAATCAAACCTTTATCGATTTAGGTGGCGACGCGGTTGAGGGTTACATGTTTACAGACTTCTTTGACTATGCTGCACCTCCGACACAACGTTCAAAAGATTTTATTGCGGCATATGCTCAAAAAACTGGCAAACAAGAGGTTAACTCTTTTGTGGCGCTTGGTGCAGATGCGTATAACGTTATGCTTGATGCAATGAATCGTTGTGCCAATCCAGAAGACAGCATTTGTATCAACAAAGAGATCAAAGCTACGGCTAACTTTGAAGGCGTATCGGGTGTTATCAACATGGATAAAACCGGTAACTCTACACGTTCAGCGGTTATCAAAGTCGTTCAAAATGGCAAAGCAGTTTACAAAGCAACTGTCAATCCATAAATTCTTTTCTCTCTTTACATGTAAAGGTGTAAAGAGAGATTTTAGAGCAATTTCCACTTGCAAAAGTGGGCATTGCTCTAAAATATTTTAGGAGATCTATTTGGATTTAACAATGTTTATGCAACAAATGATCAATGGCTTTAGCCTTGGTAGTATGTATGCGCTGATTGCCATTGGTTATACGATGGTATATGGAGTATTAAGACTCATTAACTTCGCGCATGGCGATATTATGATGGTGGGTGGATTTTTAGGTTATTTTGGTATTGCTGTACTGGGGCTTCCTTTTGGAGCAGCTGTTATTTTGGCTATTGTTGGCTCAGCGCTTTTGGGTATGGCGAGCGATCGCATTGCGTATCGACCGTTACGAAGTGCTCCTAAAATTTCACTTTTAATTACCGCTATTGGTGTCAGCTTTTTCCTTGAAAATGCGTTTAACGTCTTTTTTGGTGGCGTTCCTAGAGCGTTCCCTGTGCCTGCTTATTTGGAAGAAGTGGTTAACTTTATGGGCTTAATGATGCCTGTTTCAGCGATTATCGTGCCAATTATCACCGCATTTTTACTGGCAGTTATTTTATGGGTTTTGTTTAAAACAAAATATGGAATGGCAATTCGTGCCCTTGCTTTTGATGTTGGAACGGTCAATCTGATGGGCATTGATGCCAATCGTATCATCACCCTTGTTTTTGGTATAGGATCAGCGCTTGCCGCCGTCGGCGGTATCTTTTGGGCGGTGAATTACCCTTCCGTTGAGCCGATGATGGGTGTGCTTGTAGGACTCAAAGCGTTCGCCGCTGCGGTTGTTGGAGGTATTGGTAGTGTTGGAGGTGCCGTACTTGGAGGTTTAATTATCGGTTTTACGGAAGTCGTTGTGATTGCTTTCTTCCCTGAACTGGGTGGTTATAAAGATGCCTTTGCGTTTATTTTCCTGATCTTAATCCTTCTCTTTAAGCCTACAGGTATTTTGGGCATTGATTTTGAAAAAAGTAGGTTTTAAGATGAATACACTTATGCTAAAAAAAGAACAGTGGCTTAAAATTTCATTTGTTGCCATTACCGTGTGGTTTATCTGGTTTTCAAATTCTCATTTTGATGAATACACGATTCGAATTTTAAATAACATCGCTATTTTTATTATCTTGGCGGTAAGTTACAATCTGATCAATGGTGTTACCGGTCAGTTTTCCTTGGAGCCCAATGGTTTTGTTGCCATCGGTGCGTATGTCGCAGCCCTTTTGTTAACAAGTCCTGAAGCAAAACAGTACCAATACGCGATCGTCGATCCCTATCCGTTTGTTTTAACCTTGCATGCGAATTTTGTGGTAGCGCTTCTTTTAGGAGGTGCTTTTGCCGCAAGCTTAGCAGCATGTCTCTCGTTTCCTGTGTTTCGAGTACGCGGCGATTACCTTGCTATCGTGACTCTTGGTTTTGGATTTATTATCAAAATTTTAGCGATTAACGTTCCTGAAGTGACCAATGGTTCTTTAGGTATCAATGACATTCCAGAGTTTTCCAATCTCTACTGGACGGGTGGCATCGCGATGATTGCGGTGATTGTTGTGCTGAACATCATCAACTCCAAATTTGGTCGTGCGATGAAAGCTGTCAGAGATGACGAAGATGCTGCGATTGCAATGGGTGTCAACACCTTTAAAGCCAAAACACTTGCTTTTTGTACGAGTGCCTTTTTTGAAGGCGTTGGCGGTGGACTTTTAGCGGCACTTCTGACGAGCATTTCTCCCGATCTTTTCGACTTTTTCTTTACGTTCCAACTACTTATCATCATCGTTTTGGGTGGTCTTGGCAGTACAACAGGCGCGATTATCGGTACGGTGCTTGTCATGGGAGGCAGTGAGTGGATGCGTTTCTTGGATGAGCCGATGAACCTCTTAGGGTACGAAACAACGGCAATGCCTGGTATGCGCATGGTTGTCTTCTCGCTTGGACTTATTTTGATTATGCTTTTTGCGCGTGAGGGCGTTATGGGAAAACGTGAGTTGACAGACCTCTTGAAATGGCGTAGAAAGGGTGGCAAATGATCTTGAAAATTGACAATGTCACGAAAAATTTTGGTGGCGTTACAGCCATCAAAGAGACCAGTTTTAGTGTAGCACCTAAAGAAATTTTTGGACTGATTGGTCCTAATGGTGCGGGTAAAACCACGATGTTTAACATCATTACGGGCAATTATGTCCCAACATCGGGTGAAGTGATTTTTAGAAACGAAGCGATTAGTGGGCTTAAGCCTCATCATATTGTTCGCAAAGGCATCGCACGAACCTTTCAAAACATCAGGCTTTTTTCAAGCATGAGTGTTTTAGACAATATTTTAATCGGGTTTGATTTCCAAGCACGCTATGGATTTTTTGAATCCATCATCCGTTTTCCTCGTTTTATCACAGAAGAGAGACGTATTAAAGCGCGTGCAATGGAAATTTTGGACTATTTTGACATGAGCGCATTGGCGCATGAAAAAGCGGTTGATCTCAGCTACGGACAACAACGCAAAGTAGAAATCGCGCGAGCACTTGCGACCAATCCAGACCTTTTGCTTCTTGATGAACCAGCAGCGGGCATGAATCCTTCTGAAACGGAAGAGCTTGGTGACATCATCAAAAAAGCACGTGTTGATTTTGATTTGACGGTTCTTTTAATCGAGCACGACATGAAATTTGTCAACCAACTGTGCGACAAAGTTTTAGTGCTGGATTATGGTAAAACAATTTTTGAGGGTAAACCCGCTGACGCGATTCAAGACCCTGAAGTGATAGCAGCGTATTTAGGAGATTTTCATAATGATTAATGTTAAAAATTTACATGTCTATTATGGACTGATCGAGGCTGTTAAAGGGATTGATTTTGAGGTGAAAGAAGGGCAGATTGTCTCGTTGATTGGCTCCAATGGTGCGGGTAAAAGCTCAACGCTGAAAGCCCTTTTAAACAGCGTGAAAAAAACGGGCGATATTAATTTTCTAGGCTACGACACGCGTAATCATAAAACGCACACGCTGGTACAACATGGTCTTTCTTTGGTACCTGAGGGGCGTAAAATTTTCATCAACTTAACGGTTGAAGAAAACCTTCGTATGGGTGCGTTTAACAACGATGAAAACTACGAACACCTGCGCGATACGATGTATGAGCTTTTCCCTCGCATCAAAGACAAGCGCTATCAGCTTGCAGGAACGATGAGTGGTGGTGAACAACAGATGCTTGCGATCTCAAGGGCGCTTATGGGTGAGCCTAAACTTTTAATGTTGGATGAGCCGAGTCTTGGGCTTGCGCCAAAGATCGTTGGGGAAGTGTTTGAGATTATTATGCGATTACGCGATGAAGGCATTACGATTCTTTTGGTCGAGCAAAATGCCTTTGCGGCGCTTAAAATCTCAGACTATGCGTATGTGCTTGAAAATGGCAAAATTGTGATG
Above is a genomic segment from Sulfurospirillum halorespirans DSM 13726 containing:
- a CDS encoding branched-chain amino acid ABC transporter permease: MDLTMFMQQMINGFSLGSMYALIAIGYTMVYGVLRLINFAHGDIMMVGGFLGYFGIAVLGLPFGAAVILAIVGSALLGMASDRIAYRPLRSAPKISLLITAIGVSFFLENAFNVFFGGVPRAFPVPAYLEEVVNFMGLMMPVSAIIVPIITAFLLAVILWVLFKTKYGMAIRALAFDVGTVNLMGIDANRIITLVFGIGSALAAVGGIFWAVNYPSVEPMMGVLVGLKAFAAAVVGGIGSVGGAVLGGLIIGFTEVVVIAFFPELGGYKDAFAFIFLILILLFKPTGILGIDFEKSRF
- a CDS encoding branched-chain amino acid ABC transporter permease, translating into MLKKEQWLKISFVAITVWFIWFSNSHFDEYTIRILNNIAIFIILAVSYNLINGVTGQFSLEPNGFVAIGAYVAALLLTSPEAKQYQYAIVDPYPFVLTLHANFVVALLLGGAFAASLAACLSFPVFRVRGDYLAIVTLGFGFIIKILAINVPEVTNGSLGINDIPEFSNLYWTGGIAMIAVIVVLNIINSKFGRAMKAVRDDEDAAIAMGVNTFKAKTLAFCTSAFFEGVGGGLLAALLTSISPDLFDFFFTFQLLIIIVLGGLGSTTGAIIGTVLVMGGSEWMRFLDEPMNLLGYETTAMPGMRMVVFSLGLILIMLFAREGVMGKRELTDLLKWRRKGGK
- a CDS encoding ABC transporter ATP-binding protein encodes the protein MILKIDNVTKNFGGVTAIKETSFSVAPKEIFGLIGPNGAGKTTMFNIITGNYVPTSGEVIFRNEAISGLKPHHIVRKGIARTFQNIRLFSSMSVLDNILIGFDFQARYGFFESIIRFPRFITEERRIKARAMEILDYFDMSALAHEKAVDLSYGQQRKVEIARALATNPDLLLLDEPAAGMNPSETEELGDIIKKARVDFDLTVLLIEHDMKFVNQLCDKVLVLDYGKTIFEGKPADAIQDPEVIAAYLGDFHND
- a CDS encoding ABC transporter ATP-binding protein; this encodes MINVKNLHVYYGLIEAVKGIDFEVKEGQIVSLIGSNGAGKSSTLKALLNSVKKTGDINFLGYDTRNHKTHTLVQHGLSLVPEGRKIFINLTVEENLRMGAFNNDENYEHLRDTMYELFPRIKDKRYQLAGTMSGGEQQMLAISRALMGEPKLLMLDEPSLGLAPKIVGEVFEIIMRLRDEGITILLVEQNAFAALKISDYAYVLENGKIVMNGIAKEMIGDDTIRKKYLGG